A DNA window from Streptomyces sp. CA-278952 contains the following coding sequences:
- the eccB gene encoding type VII secretion protein EccB, with translation MQSKRDQVQAHMFVMGRLTSGMLRADPDAPESPQGRTNRGVVIGIVIAVLLSAGSFVLGLLKPGTKDSWRAAGTLVVNKDTGSRYLYIEGRLRPVRNYASARLLAGADMKAVTVGSKSLRGTPHGAPIGISGAPDALPGSADLDTGPWQVCSGSGTGRTGTTVAVGLPADATGLPTDQTMLVKGPDKADYLVWRGSKLLLDDDTRAREALGYGSTPQLPVSAAFLNALPSGPDLRPPNVLGKGRKGPSLGGEESRIGQVFRVTVPGSADRYYLLRQQGLTPLTATGAALVLGDPETREKVYGGGAANVVTLGADALSGRLAPGAETGAEEADLPSEPPVAVALGEDRTVCIRVQPSERGPRISVALTGTGTLGPAAQAPPEGLTPACMPVGTISVRPGGGSLVRALGASGSTVGTTVYLVTDTGMKYRVGTADGLAALGYSEGQARGLPAPLLAMLPTGPDLTKEAAAAGRNTNTTPRCTRT, from the coding sequence GTGCAGTCCAAACGCGACCAGGTCCAGGCTCACATGTTCGTCATGGGCCGGCTGACCTCCGGCATGCTCCGCGCCGACCCCGACGCCCCGGAGAGCCCGCAGGGGCGGACCAACCGGGGCGTGGTGATCGGCATCGTCATCGCCGTCCTGCTGTCGGCCGGCTCCTTCGTCCTGGGTCTCCTCAAGCCCGGAACCAAGGACTCCTGGAGGGCCGCCGGGACCCTCGTCGTGAACAAGGACACGGGGTCCCGCTACCTCTACATCGAGGGGCGGCTGCGCCCGGTGCGCAACTACGCGTCGGCGCGGCTCCTCGCGGGCGCCGACATGAAAGCGGTGACGGTCGGTTCCAAGTCCCTGAGAGGTACGCCGCACGGGGCGCCCATCGGCATCAGCGGCGCCCCGGACGCCCTGCCGGGGAGCGCGGACCTCGACACGGGCCCTTGGCAGGTCTGTTCGGGCAGCGGGACCGGAAGGACCGGCACCACCGTCGCGGTGGGCCTCCCGGCGGACGCCACCGGGCTGCCCACCGACCAGACCATGCTGGTCAAGGGGCCGGACAAGGCCGATTACCTGGTCTGGCGCGGCAGCAAGCTGCTGCTCGACGATGACACCCGCGCCCGCGAGGCCCTCGGCTACGGCTCCACACCCCAGCTGCCCGTCTCCGCCGCCTTCCTGAACGCTCTGCCCTCGGGGCCCGATCTGCGACCGCCGAACGTACTCGGCAAGGGCAGGAAGGGCCCCTCGCTGGGCGGTGAGGAGTCCCGGATCGGCCAGGTCTTCCGGGTCACCGTGCCGGGCTCCGCCGACCGCTACTACCTGCTGCGCCAGCAGGGCCTGACGCCGCTCACGGCTACCGGGGCCGCGCTGGTGCTCGGCGACCCGGAGACCCGCGAGAAGGTGTACGGGGGAGGCGCGGCGAACGTCGTGACGCTGGGTGCGGATGCGCTGAGCGGCCGGCTGGCCCCTGGTGCGGAAACCGGCGCGGAGGAGGCGGATTTGCCCTCGGAGCCTCCGGTGGCGGTCGCCCTCGGCGAGGACCGCACCGTATGCATCCGGGTCCAGCCGAGCGAGCGCGGACCGCGCATCAGCGTGGCGCTGACCGGGACGGGCACCCTGGGCCCCGCCGCACAGGCGCCGCCCGAGGGACTCACCCCGGCCTGCATGCCGGTCGGCACGATCAGCGTGCGGCCGGGCGGCGGATCCCTGGTGCGCGCGCTCGGAGCGAGCGGGAGCACGGTCGGCACCACGGTCTACCTGGTGACGGACACCGGGATGAAGTACCGGGTCGGCACGGCCGACGGACTCGCCGCCCTCGGCTACAGCGAGGGCCAGGCACGAGGCCTGCCCGCGCCGCTGCTGGCCATGCTGCCGACCGGGCCGGACCTCACCAAGGAGGCCGCGGCCGCGGGGCGGAACACGAACACGACACCCCGCTGTACGCGGACATGA